A single window of Pseudomonas lijiangensis DNA harbors:
- the thiS gene encoding sulfur carrier protein ThiS, translating to MHIQLNGESFELPDGETVAALLARLDLAGRRVAVELNLDIVPRSQHESTVLREGDQVEVVHAIGGG from the coding sequence ATGCACATTCAGTTGAACGGTGAATCCTTTGAATTGCCCGATGGTGAAACCGTCGCGGCGTTGTTGGCTCGTCTGGATCTTGCCGGACGCCGGGTGGCCGTCGAGCTGAACCTGGATATCGTGCCCCGCAGCCAGCATGAATCCACAGTCCTGCGCGAAGGCGATCAGGTCGAAGTGGTCCATGCCATCGGCGGCGGCTAG
- the ftsX gene encoding permease-like cell division protein FtsX — protein sequence MSATRSPKVSDRVAPKAADPAPQKQKKRQDHDDDGPDFNTLLAAWLESHRSSLLDSLRRLGKQPIGSFFTCLVMAIALSLPMGLSLLLNNVERLGGSWQRAAQISIYMHLNANAADGARLRDEIKAMPGVAEAEYISSEQALGEFQQQSGLGEALKELPQNPLPGVVLVTPTEVDKPALEALRARLAELPKVEQAQLDLVWVERLAAILKLGDRFVFGLTVLLVSALLLVIGNTIRLHIENRRTEIEVIKLVGGTDSYVRRPFLYMGALYGFGAGFLSWGVLAFGLDWLNDSVVGLAGLYGSDFALAGVPLADGLSLLLGAVLLGYIGAWIAVARHLRELAPR from the coding sequence ATGAGTGCCACTCGCAGCCCCAAGGTTTCGGATCGCGTCGCGCCCAAGGCCGCAGATCCAGCACCCCAGAAACAGAAGAAGCGCCAGGATCACGATGATGACGGTCCGGACTTCAACACCCTGCTGGCGGCCTGGCTGGAAAGCCATCGCTCCAGCCTGCTCGACAGCCTGCGCCGTCTTGGCAAGCAGCCGATCGGCAGTTTCTTTACCTGTCTGGTGATGGCGATTGCCCTGAGCCTGCCTATGGGCCTGTCATTGCTGCTGAACAATGTCGAGCGCCTGGGCGGTTCCTGGCAGCGTGCGGCGCAGATCTCTATCTACATGCACCTGAACGCCAATGCGGCCGATGGCGCCCGTTTGCGTGACGAAATCAAGGCCATGCCCGGCGTTGCCGAAGCCGAGTACATCAGCAGCGAGCAGGCTCTGGGCGAGTTCCAGCAGCAGTCCGGGCTGGGCGAGGCGCTCAAGGAATTGCCACAGAACCCGTTGCCGGGTGTGGTGCTGGTCACGCCGACTGAAGTCGACAAGCCTGCACTTGAAGCCCTGCGCGCCCGACTGGCCGAATTGCCCAAGGTGGAACAGGCTCAGCTCGATCTGGTCTGGGTGGAGCGTCTTGCGGCGATTCTCAAGCTGGGCGATCGTTTCGTTTTCGGCTTGACGGTTTTGCTGGTTTCCGCTTTGCTGCTGGTTATCGGTAATACCATCCGTCTGCATATCGAGAACCGCCGTACCGAGATTGAAGTCATTAAACTGGTAGGCGGTACAGACAGCTATGTGCGCAGGCCTTTCCTTTATATGGGCGCGTTGTACGGTTTCGGGGCGGGTTTCCTGTCCTGGGGAGTACTGGCGTTTGGCCTGGACTGGTTGAATGATTCGGTCGTTGGATTGGCCGGCCTGTATGGAAGCGACTTCGCGCTGGCGGGTGTTCCCCTGGCCGACGGTCTGTCGCTCTTGCTTGGTGCGGTCCTGTTAGGGTATATCGGTGCTTGGATTGCGGTCGCCCGCCATTTGCGAGAGCTGGCGCCACGTTAA
- the rpoH gene encoding RNA polymerase sigma factor RpoH, with product MTTSLQPAYALVPGANLEAYVHTVNSIPLLTPEQERELAESLYYDQDLDAARQMVLAHLRFVVHIARSYSGYGLAQSDLIQEGNVGLMKAVKRFNPEMGVRLVSFAVHWIKAEIHEFILRNWRIVKVATTKAQRKLFFNLRSQKKRLAWLNNDEVHRVAESLGVEPREVREMESRLTGQDMAFDPASEADDDSAFQSPANYLEDHRYDPARQLEDSDWSDNSTANLHQALDVLDERSRDILYQRWLAEEKATLHDLAQKYNVSAERIRQLEKSAMNKLKTSIAA from the coding sequence ATGACCACTTCTTTGCAACCTGCATATGCATTAGTCCCGGGTGCGAACCTGGAGGCCTATGTGCACACGGTGAACAGCATTCCCTTGCTGACGCCTGAGCAGGAGCGTGAACTGGCTGAGAGTCTCTACTATGACCAGGATCTGGATGCGGCTCGTCAGATGGTCCTCGCTCACCTGCGTTTCGTCGTACACATCGCACGCAGCTATTCGGGTTACGGTCTGGCACAGTCCGACCTGATCCAGGAAGGCAACGTTGGCCTGATGAAGGCCGTCAAACGCTTCAACCCCGAGATGGGCGTGCGTCTGGTGTCGTTTGCCGTGCACTGGATCAAGGCGGAAATCCACGAGTTCATCCTGCGCAACTGGCGTATCGTCAAGGTCGCCACGACCAAGGCGCAGCGCAAGCTGTTCTTCAATCTGCGCAGCCAGAAGAAGCGTCTGGCCTGGCTGAACAACGATGAAGTGCATCGCGTGGCCGAAAGCCTTGGCGTCGAGCCTCGTGAAGTGCGCGAGATGGAAAGCCGCCTGACCGGTCAGGATATGGCCTTCGATCCGGCCTCCGAAGCCGATGATGACAGCGCATTCCAGTCGCCGGCCAACTACCTGGAAGACCATCGCTACGATCCTGCGCGTCAGTTGGAAGATTCCGACTGGAGCGACAACTCCACGGCCAATCTGCATCAGGCTCTGGACGTACTGGACGAGCGCAGTCGTGACATCCTCTACCAGCGCTGGCTGGCAGAAGAAAAAGCCACGCTGCACGACCTGGCGCAGAAGTACAACGTCTCCGCCGAGCGTATTCGCCAGCTCGAGAAGAGCGCGATGAACAAGCTCAAGACCTCGATAGCTGCGTAA
- a CDS encoding thiazole synthase, with protein MSNVRSDKPFILAGRTFESRLLVGTGKYADMEQTRLAIEASGAEIVTVAVRRTNLGQNPGEPNLLDVLPPDRYTILPNTAGCFDAVEAVRTCRLARELLDGRNLVKLEVLADQKTLFPNVIETLKAAEVLVKDGFDVMVYTSDDPIIARQLAEIGCIAIMPLAGLIGSGLGICNPYNLQIILEETKVPVLVDAGVGTASDATIAMELGCEAVLMNSAIAHAQQPVMMAEAMKHAVIAGRLAYLAGRMPRKLYASASSPLDGLIK; from the coding sequence ATGAGCAATGTTCGCAGCGACAAGCCATTCATCCTGGCCGGTCGGACCTTTGAGTCGCGTCTGCTGGTAGGCACCGGCAAGTACGCGGATATGGAACAGACCCGCCTGGCCATCGAAGCCTCGGGTGCTGAAATCGTCACGGTCGCCGTGCGGCGCACGAACCTGGGCCAGAACCCGGGCGAGCCGAACCTGCTGGACGTCCTGCCGCCGGACCGCTACACCATTCTGCCCAATACGGCGGGCTGCTTCGATGCTGTGGAAGCGGTGCGTACCTGCCGTCTGGCCCGCGAACTGCTCGACGGGCGCAATCTGGTGAAGCTGGAAGTGCTGGCCGACCAGAAAACCCTGTTCCCCAACGTGATCGAAACCCTCAAGGCTGCCGAAGTGCTGGTCAAGGACGGTTTCGACGTGATGGTCTACACCAGCGACGACCCGATCATCGCCCGTCAACTGGCGGAGATCGGCTGTATCGCCATTATGCCGCTGGCCGGCCTGATCGGTAGCGGCCTGGGAATCTGCAACCCGTACAACCTGCAGATCATCCTGGAAGAAACCAAAGTGCCCGTGCTGGTGGATGCCGGTGTCGGTACTGCTTCCGACGCAACCATCGCCATGGAGCTGGGTTGCGAAGCCGTGCTGATGAACTCGGCCATTGCCCATGCCCAGCAGCCGGTCATGATGGCCGAGGCCATGAAGCACGCTGTAATTGCCGGTCGTCTGGCGTACCTCGCCGGGCGTATGCCAAGAAAACTCTATGCCAGCGCATCTTCGCCGCTGGATGGCCTGATCAAGTAA
- the ftsE gene encoding cell division ATP-binding protein FtsE, which translates to MIRFEQVGKRYPNGHVGLHELSFRVRRGEFLFVTGHSGAGKSTLLRLLLAMERPTTGKLMLAGQDLGQISNAQIPFLRRQIGVVFQNHQLLFDRTVFNNIALPLQILGLSKVDIAKRVDSALERVALSDKGDLYPGDLSTGQQQRVGIARAIVHRPALLLADEPTGNLDPRLAAEIMGVFEDINRLGTSVLIASHDLALIARMRHRMLTLQRGRLIGDGEAGA; encoded by the coding sequence ATGATTCGTTTCGAGCAGGTCGGTAAGCGTTATCCGAATGGACATGTCGGATTGCATGAACTGAGCTTTCGAGTACGTCGCGGTGAGTTCCTGTTCGTTACCGGCCATTCCGGCGCCGGTAAAAGCACCTTGCTGCGCCTGTTGCTGGCCATGGAGCGCCCGACAACTGGCAAATTGATGTTGGCCGGTCAGGATCTCGGGCAGATCAGCAACGCCCAGATCCCGTTCCTGCGGCGCCAGATCGGTGTGGTGTTCCAGAATCACCAGTTGCTGTTCGACCGCACCGTTTTCAACAACATCGCACTCCCTTTGCAGATTCTGGGGCTTTCCAAGGTCGATATCGCCAAGCGTGTGGATTCGGCGCTGGAGCGCGTGGCCTTGTCCGACAAGGGCGATCTGTATCCCGGCGACCTGTCCACAGGTCAGCAACAGCGCGTCGGTATTGCCCGTGCCATCGTGCATCGCCCGGCCTTGCTGCTGGCCGATGAGCCCACCGGTAACCTCGACCCACGATTGGCCGCGGAAATCATGGGCGTGTTTGAAGATATCAACCGGCTGGGCACCAGTGTATTGATCGCCAGTCACGACCTGGCACTGATCGCACGTATGCGCCATCGCATGCTGACCCTGCAGCGCGGTCGTCTGATCGGTGACGGGGAGGCCGGAGCATGA
- the mtgA gene encoding monofunctional biosynthetic peptidoglycan transglycosylase, translating into MLRFLLHRVAKILLWFAAGSFVLVLVLRWVPPPGTALMIERKIESWVDGEPIDLQRSWQPWNKISDNLKIAVIAGEDQKFAEHWGFDISAIQAAILHNERGGSIRGASTLSQQVSKNLFLWSGRSYLRKGLEAWFTALIELLWSKERILEVYLNSVEWDEGVFGAQAAAQHHFGINASALSMQQASYLAAVLPNPRQWSASHPSSYVSRRAGWIRQQMRQLGGDGYLAELNNSRKL; encoded by the coding sequence ATGCTGCGTTTTCTCTTGCATCGTGTCGCCAAAATCCTGCTGTGGTTCGCAGCGGGCAGTTTCGTTCTGGTTCTTGTCCTGCGCTGGGTGCCACCACCGGGTACGGCGCTGATGATCGAGCGCAAGATTGAATCATGGGTCGATGGCGAGCCCATTGATCTGCAGCGCTCCTGGCAGCCGTGGAACAAGATTTCCGACAACCTGAAAATCGCGGTCATTGCCGGTGAAGACCAGAAGTTCGCCGAGCACTGGGGTTTTGATATCAGCGCCATTCAGGCGGCGATCCTGCACAACGAGCGCGGTGGTTCGATACGCGGGGCCAGCACCCTGAGCCAGCAGGTTTCGAAAAACCTGTTTCTGTGGTCGGGACGCAGTTATCTGCGCAAAGGGCTGGAAGCCTGGTTCACGGCCCTGATCGAGCTGCTGTGGTCCAAGGAACGCATTCTTGAGGTGTACCTCAACAGCGTCGAATGGGATGAAGGCGTATTCGGCGCACAGGCTGCGGCGCAGCATCACTTCGGCATCAACGCCAGCGCCCTGTCGATGCAACAGGCCAGCTACCTGGCCGCCGTACTGCCCAACCCGCGCCAATGGAGCGCCAGCCATCCCAGCAGCTATGTTTCACGCCGTGCAGGCTGGATTCGTCAGCAGATGCGTCAGTTGGGTGGGGATGGGTATCTGGCGGAGTTGAACAATAGCCGGAAGCTGTAA
- the ftsY gene encoding signal recognition particle-docking protein FtsY, which translates to MFGSNDDKKTPAAAGEKKGLFGWLRKKPQEAVEPAPELSTAQPEPVTEATPPVEPPRAPEPSHEAATPEPHGHVQPGEPAPQPWLTLPVAEEPVAFTDERDVHVTPPIAQPVHVAPEPAPLPEAAPAVVPEPEPVAVVTPVAAPVVEQPVVPVAAPVAEPVAEAAPVPAPVEPVVAEVPKAGFFARLKQGLSKTSASIGEGMASLFLGKKVIDDDLLEEIETRLLTADVGVEATSVIIQSLTQKVARKQLTDAQALYTSLQGELATMLKPVEQPLVIKAEHKPFVILVVGVNGAGKTTTIGKLAKKLQLEGKKVMLAAGDTFRAAAVEQLQVWGERNQIPVIAQHTGADSASVIFDAVQAAKARGIDVLIADTAGRLHTKDNLMEELKKVRRVIGKLDTEAPHEVLLVLDAGTGQNAINQAKQFNQTVSLTGLALTKLDGTAKGGVIFALAKQFGLPIRYIGVGEGIDDLRTFEAEPFVQALFAERERT; encoded by the coding sequence ATGTTTGGTTCCAACGACGACAAGAAGACCCCAGCCGCGGCTGGAGAAAAGAAAGGCCTGTTCGGATGGCTGCGTAAAAAGCCGCAGGAAGCCGTAGAACCTGCGCCAGAGTTATCCACAGCCCAGCCCGAGCCGGTTACCGAAGCGACGCCGCCTGTCGAGCCGCCTCGCGCCCCTGAACCTTCACACGAAGCCGCCACGCCAGAGCCTCATGGGCATGTGCAGCCGGGTGAGCCGGCTCCGCAGCCCTGGCTGACCTTGCCGGTGGCTGAAGAGCCCGTGGCCTTCACCGATGAGCGTGACGTTCATGTCACGCCGCCGATTGCGCAGCCGGTGCATGTGGCTCCCGAGCCTGCTCCGCTGCCGGAAGCTGCGCCAGCCGTTGTGCCTGAGCCTGAGCCCGTTGCAGTGGTCACGCCGGTTGCCGCTCCTGTGGTGGAGCAGCCGGTTGTTCCTGTTGCCGCACCGGTCGCCGAGCCTGTTGCCGAAGCCGCGCCAGTTCCAGCTCCCGTCGAGCCCGTAGTGGCCGAGGTCCCCAAGGCGGGCTTCTTCGCCCGTCTCAAACAGGGGCTGTCGAAAACCAGCGCCAGCATTGGCGAAGGCATGGCCAGCCTGTTCCTGGGCAAAAAGGTCATCGACGATGATCTGCTGGAAGAAATCGAAACCCGTCTGCTGACCGCCGACGTGGGTGTCGAAGCCACCTCCGTGATTATCCAGAGCCTGACCCAGAAGGTTGCGCGCAAGCAATTGACCGACGCTCAGGCGCTGTACACCTCGCTGCAAGGCGAGTTGGCGACGATGCTCAAGCCTGTCGAACAGCCTCTTGTCATCAAGGCCGAGCACAAGCCGTTCGTGATTCTGGTGGTGGGCGTCAATGGCGCCGGCAAGACCACGACCATCGGCAAGCTGGCCAAGAAGCTGCAGCTCGAAGGCAAGAAAGTCATGCTGGCGGCGGGGGATACCTTCCGTGCCGCAGCGGTGGAGCAATTGCAGGTCTGGGGCGAGCGCAACCAGATACCGGTCATCGCCCAGCACACCGGCGCCGATTCGGCCTCGGTGATCTTTGATGCCGTGCAGGCCGCCAAGGCCCGTGGCATCGATGTGCTGATCGCTGATACGGCAGGTCGTCTGCACACCAAGGACAACCTGATGGAAGAACTGAAAAAGGTTCGTCGGGTGATCGGCAAGCTGGATACCGAAGCGCCTCACGAGGTTTTGCTCGTCCTGGACGCCGGCACCGGTCAGAACGCGATCAATCAGGCCAAGCAATTCAACCAGACGGTCTCCCTGACCGGCCTGGCACTCACTAAACTCGATGGCACGGCAAAAGGCGGTGTGATCTTTGCCCTGGCCAAGCAGTTCGGCCTGCCGATCCGTTATATCGGCGTGGGTGAGGGTATCGACGATTTGCGTACCTTCGAAGCCGAACCCTTTGTTCAGGCTCTGTTTGCGGAGCGGGAGCGTACATGA
- a CDS encoding DUF423 domain-containing protein yields the protein MLRSFLMLAAFFGFTGVALGAFAAHGLKGRLSPEYLAIFHTGVLYQLVHALALLGVAVLAAQIPGRLVTWAGFSFAIGIVLFSGSLYALTLSGIGKLGIVTPFGGLAFLIGWLTLGVAAWRLGGISQ from the coding sequence ATGCTTCGTAGCTTCTTGATGCTTGCTGCCTTTTTCGGTTTTACCGGTGTAGCCCTCGGCGCATTCGCTGCCCACGGCCTCAAAGGTCGCCTGAGCCCCGAGTACCTGGCGATTTTTCACACCGGCGTGCTTTACCAACTGGTGCATGCGCTGGCCTTGCTGGGCGTGGCTGTGCTCGCGGCCCAGATTCCCGGTCGGCTGGTCACCTGGGCCGGTTTTTCCTTTGCCATTGGCATCGTGCTGTTTTCCGGCAGCTTGTACGCGCTGACCCTCAGCGGCATCGGCAAGCTGGGGATCGTGACGCCATTCGGCGGCCTGGCTTTCCTGATCGGCTGGCTGACGCTGGGCGTTGCGGCCTGGCGTCTGGGTGGCATATCCCAGTGA